From Populus trichocarpa isolate Nisqually-1 chromosome 19, P.trichocarpa_v4.1, whole genome shotgun sequence, a single genomic window includes:
- the LOC7494602 gene encoding E3 ubiquitin-protein ligase ATL41 → MGDNQVPDPTVPAWRPFQPSSRDNSLPGFNHNTNYDLNSKIMLTAILSLSFVVVLVIVLHIYARCALRRHQARRRAVMNSLGLTNASVNSGEPPKRGLDPTVIASLPIFVYQQTEGQTEDDLIECAVCLSMLEDQEMARILPNCKHKFHAECIDKWLSSHSTCPICRTEAEPMIQPEPREGPAGGTAHTAPMLEPMNSTSVCDEGTSSSVGGNQPSPKVVGSGSRLSSFRRMLSRERSSRRIQPEVQDQEGFQDLERQ, encoded by the coding sequence ATGGGAGATAATCAGGTTCCTGATCCTACCGTTCCTGCCTGGCGCCCCTTCCAACCCAGTTCACGCGACAATAGCCTCCCAGGCTTTAATCATAATactaattatgatttaaacAGCAAGATTATGCTCACTGCAATTCTATCATTATCCTTTGTTGTTGTGCTTGTTATAGTTCTTCATATTTATGCAAGATGTGCTCTAAGGCGTCATCAAGCCCGTCGCCGCGCTGTCATGAATAGCCTAGGGCTAACTAATGCTAGTGTCAACTCCGGGGAGCCACCCAAGAGGGGGCTTGATCCGACAGTCATAGCCTCACTCCCCATATTTGTTTACCAGCAAACTGAAGGCCAAACTGAGGATGATTTGATAGAGTGTGCTGTTTGCTTAAGCATGCTTGAGGATCAAGAAATGGCTAGGATTTTACCGAATTGTAAGCACAAATTTCATGCTGAGTGCATCGATAAATGGTTAAGCTCCCATTCTACCTGTCCTATTTGTCGGACCGAGGCTGAGCCAATGATCCAGCCCGAGCCACGTGAAGGTCCGGCTGGTGGTACTGCACACACAGCTCCAATGTTGGAGCCTATGAATTCTACATCGGTATGTGATGAGGGCACATCATCATCGGTTGGTGGAAATCAACCATCTCCAAAAGTCGTCGGTTCGGGTTCACGGTTGAGCTCGTTTCGAAGGATGCTTAGTCGTGAACGATCATCAAGGAGAATCCAACCTGAGGTTCAAGATCAAGAGGGTTTTCAAGATTTAGAGAGACAATGA